Proteins co-encoded in one Synergistaceae bacterium genomic window:
- a CDS encoding acyl-CoA dehydratase activase: MATCIGVDIGSTAAKAVVLGEDGTILFKAAIPTGWSSSEAAKSLWTAMEEMEKAEKKPLTADARAVATGYGRVSVPYADKTVTEISCHARGVHRLFGRDCTIIDIGGQDTKVIALAGGRAKDFLMNDKCAAGTGRFLEVMANTLALDLTELFDLAEDGKDASISAMCTVFAESEVISMIGRGRKKEDIAFAICESIVARVSAMCGKQGGGREFFLSGGLCGSEYIRRRLSDTLGAPVYTDPLARWAGALGAAVIAGELKN; this comes from the coding sequence ATGGCGACCTGCATTGGCGTCGATATAGGTTCCACAGCCGCGAAAGCCGTCGTGCTCGGCGAGGATGGGACAATTTTGTTCAAAGCGGCGATTCCCACGGGATGGAGCAGTTCCGAAGCGGCAAAATCCCTTTGGACGGCTATGGAAGAAATGGAAAAAGCGGAGAAAAAGCCCCTGACGGCGGACGCGCGGGCGGTCGCCACCGGTTATGGCCGCGTCTCCGTGCCTTACGCCGACAAAACCGTCACGGAAATAAGCTGTCACGCCCGGGGAGTGCACCGCCTCTTTGGGCGCGACTGCACGATCATCGACATCGGCGGCCAGGACACGAAGGTGATCGCCCTGGCGGGCGGCAGGGCGAAGGATTTTTTGATGAACGACAAGTGCGCGGCGGGAACGGGGCGCTTTCTGGAGGTCATGGCCAACACTCTGGCCCTGGATCTGACGGAACTTTTCGACCTCGCGGAAGACGGCAAAGACGCCAGCATCAGCGCCATGTGCACCGTCTTCGCCGAAAGCGAGGTCATCAGCATGATCGGCCGGGGCCGGAAGAAAGAGGACATCGCATTCGCGATCTGCGAGTCCATCGTGGCCCGCGTTTCCGCCATGTGCGGCAAACAGGGCGGCGGGAGAGAATTTTTCCTTTCGGGAGGGCTTTGCGGAAGCGAATACATCCGCCGGCGGCTTTCGGACACTCTGGGCGCGCCCGTATACACCGACCCGCTGGCGCGCTGGGCCGGCGCCCTGGGTGCGGCCGTCATCGCCGGCGAACTGAAAAACTGA
- a CDS encoding 2-hydroxyacyl-CoA dehydratase family protein codes for MHDEFIHDTLIHDVESLFERMRDAIPAGAVRIKEASEAGRKIVGCYCAYTPFEVIRAAGAIPVSLCSTSEKPIAAGEEHLPRNLCPLIKASYGFALTDTCPYFHFCDIVVGETTCDGKKKMYELLDRLRPTHVMQLPQTYLGEEAKRAWRVEIERLAARLEEFFGVTITEDALRREIKIRNDERRIMNAFYDLSKLSPAPLSGLELHTVNEFFKVSFGDPKALELIRELTRKLRENHENGQRRVADRRRIIVTGCPTGKSLEKVFNAIENNGGVIVAFENCGGVKPICELVDETLPPYEALAAKYLGIPCSCMTPNVKRLDLLEELADEYRADGVVDIILQACHTYSVETFQVRERMGEKDVPYIAVETDYYQGDTEQLSTRMGAFIEMMV; via the coding sequence ATGCATGATGAGTTTATACATGATACGTTAATACATGACGTGGAATCGTTGTTCGAGCGGATGCGGGACGCCATTCCGGCGGGGGCGGTCCGGATAAAGGAGGCCAGCGAGGCGGGGCGCAAAATCGTGGGGTGTTACTGCGCCTACACGCCCTTCGAAGTGATCCGGGCGGCGGGGGCTATTCCCGTGTCGCTTTGCAGCACCAGCGAAAAGCCCATAGCGGCGGGAGAAGAGCACCTGCCCCGCAACCTCTGCCCGCTCATCAAGGCCAGTTACGGTTTTGCCCTGACCGACACCTGTCCCTATTTCCACTTTTGCGACATTGTCGTGGGGGAGACGACCTGCGACGGCAAAAAGAAAATGTACGAGCTGCTGGACCGTCTGCGGCCCACCCACGTCATGCAGCTGCCTCAGACCTATCTGGGGGAGGAGGCGAAAAGGGCCTGGCGGGTCGAAATAGAACGCCTGGCCGCCCGGCTGGAGGAGTTTTTCGGCGTCACGATCACCGAGGACGCCCTGCGGCGGGAGATTAAAATCCGCAACGACGAACGCCGCATCATGAATGCGTTTTACGACCTGTCGAAGCTGTCGCCCGCTCCGCTTTCCGGGCTGGAACTGCACACCGTCAACGAATTTTTCAAGGTCTCCTTCGGCGACCCGAAAGCTCTGGAGCTCATTCGCGAGCTGACCCGAAAGCTCCGGGAAAACCACGAAAACGGGCAGCGCCGCGTCGCGGACAGGCGGCGGATCATCGTGACGGGCTGCCCCACGGGGAAGAGCCTGGAAAAAGTTTTCAACGCCATCGAGAACAACGGCGGCGTCATCGTCGCTTTCGAGAACTGCGGCGGCGTCAAGCCCATCTGCGAGCTCGTCGACGAAACCCTTCCGCCTTACGAGGCGCTGGCTGCCAAGTACCTCGGCATCCCCTGTTCCTGCATGACCCCCAACGTGAAACGTCTGGACCTCCTGGAGGAACTGGCGGACGAGTACCGCGCCGACGGCGTTGTGGACATCATCCTGCAGGCGTGCCACACCTACAGCGTGGAGACCTTCCAGGTCCGGGAGCGCATGGGGGAAAAAGACGTCCCTTACATCGCGGTGGAGACCGACTACTATCAGGGCGACACGGAGCAGCTTTCCACGCGCATGGGCGCGTTCATCGAAATGATGGTATAG